In a single window of the Desulfovibrio mangrovi genome:
- a CDS encoding FeoA family protein has translation MSIILPLRELKVGQKAKIHSVTASGELGRRIRDMGLISGAEIEITGRAPLRDPVALRLIGFTLSLRNNEADYITVELL, from the coding sequence ATGTCCATTATTCTCCCTCTTCGGGAACTCAAGGTAGGGCAGAAGGCAAAGATTCACAGCGTAACCGCGTCCGGTGAACTGGGACGCAGAATTCGCGACATGGGGCTCATCTCCGGAGCGGAGATCGAAATCACCGGTCGTGCTCCCCTGCGTGACCCCGTGGCATTGCGGCTTATAGGGTTCACCCTTTCGCTGCGTAACAACGAGGCCGACTACATTACCGTTGAACTGCTGTAA
- a CDS encoding FeoB-associated Cys-rich membrane protein — translation MWDTLAVALIVVAAAAYLIRRQLTKKPSDGCGCSGGCGGCGSARHIRSDEREIKPVNHSCGCGGSCGGQ, via the coding sequence ATGTGGGATACCCTTGCGGTTGCCCTGATAGTAGTAGCTGCCGCTGCGTATTTGATCAGAAGACAGCTTACGAAGAAGCCTTCTGACGGATGCGGTTGCTCAGGCGGTTGCGGTGGCTGCGGTTCGGCCCGGCACATCCGTTCGGATGAACGCGAAATCAAGCCCGTGAACCACTCTTGTGGTTGTGGCGGTAGCTGCGGCGGGCAATAG
- a CDS encoding ABC transporter ATP-binding protein: MADILLQCEGIGVQFGGVKALQGVSCAMEKGHITAIIGPNGAGKTTLLNAVTGMVAMASGSIVLNGVTVDSLPPHVRAGKGILRTFQNLEVFTNMTVLENVMAGRHRKGAYGVLDAFFKTPRYRREERECAEEAMRALDFVGLAEMASLPAGELAYGNQRLLEMARVIVADPELLLLDEPAAGLNMRETQELGRLIRRMRDDLGITVALVEHDMELVMGISDSIYVLCFGELLASGTPLEIQRNPAVIAAYLGDDDEPECLESGEGEV; the protein is encoded by the coding sequence ATGGCTGATATCCTGCTGCAGTGTGAGGGCATCGGGGTGCAGTTCGGCGGGGTGAAGGCCCTGCAGGGTGTGTCCTGCGCCATGGAGAAAGGGCACATTACGGCCATCATCGGCCCCAACGGCGCAGGCAAGACCACCTTGCTGAATGCCGTGACCGGCATGGTTGCCATGGCTTCGGGCTCCATTGTTCTGAACGGTGTGACAGTGGATTCCCTGCCGCCGCATGTGCGGGCGGGAAAGGGGATTCTGCGTACCTTCCAGAATCTTGAGGTCTTCACGAACATGACCGTTCTTGAGAACGTCATGGCCGGACGTCACCGCAAAGGGGCATACGGCGTGCTGGATGCCTTTTTCAAGACGCCGCGCTACCGCCGCGAAGAACGGGAATGTGCGGAAGAGGCCATGCGGGCTCTGGACTTTGTGGGGCTGGCGGAAATGGCCTCGTTGCCTGCGGGCGAACTTGCCTACGGTAATCAGCGCCTGCTCGAAATGGCCCGCGTCATCGTGGCGGACCCTGAGCTGCTGCTGCTCGACGAACCAGCCGCGGGCCTGAATATGCGTGAGACGCAGGAATTGGGACGGCTCATCAGGCGCATGCGCGATGATCTGGGCATTACGGTGGCACTGGTGGAGCATGACATGGAGCTGGTGATGGGAATCAGCGACAGTATTTACGTGCTTTGCTTCGGCGAACTTTTGGCTTCCGGTACACCGCTGGAGATACAGCGTAACCCCGCTGTCATTGCCGCCTACCTTGGTGATGACGATGAGCCGGAATGTCTGGAAAGCGGCGAAGGGGAGGTGTAG
- a CDS encoding FeoA family protein, with product MSCCTLDKVPAGSKATIKGYCGCSRERGRLCALGITPGTVVEVCGPCSVKVREACVALGMEMAEQVTCEPLENDPRA from the coding sequence ATGAGTTGTTGTACATTGGACAAGGTACCTGCCGGCAGCAAGGCCACCATCAAGGGCTATTGCGGCTGTTCCAGAGAGAGGGGCAGACTCTGCGCGCTGGGCATTACGCCCGGTACCGTTGTGGAAGTCTGCGGCCCCTGCAGCGTCAAGGTGCGTGAGGCGTGCGTGGCGCTGGGAATGGAAATGGCAGAACAGGTAACTTGCGAACCTCTCGAAAACGATCCCCGCGCCTGA
- a CDS encoding phenylacetate--CoA ligase family protein: MFFEKDAECMDREELEQLQLERLQATLNRVARNVPLYRQRFAELGIDPDDFRSLDDLRRLPFTTKQDIRDNYPYGLFAVPLRDVVRLQSSSGTTGKPIVVGYTRNDLKRWSRLVARILGMGGMTRDDVVQIAFNYGLFTGGFGLHYGAEALGASVIPSSGGNARKQIMIMQDYRTTALCCTPSYALHLADTMEEMGVNPNSLHLKWGLFGAEAWSEAMRDEIQARLKVTATDNYGISEVMGPGVAGECLERQGLHVNEDHFLVEIVHPETGEPVADGEVGELVLTTLTKEAFPMIRFRTGDLTRLVPGRCGCGRSFRRIARIIGRSDDMLIIRGVNVFPLQVETVLFAMEGAEPHYQIVLEREGRLDKATVYLEVSENLLFDRMRVAREALEGIKRKLASELGVSMDVVFVGRKTLERTEGKIRRVVDKRQL, from the coding sequence ATGTTTTTTGAAAAAGATGCCGAGTGCATGGACAGGGAAGAGCTTGAGCAGCTTCAGCTTGAGCGTCTTCAGGCAACGCTGAACCGCGTGGCGCGCAATGTGCCGCTCTATCGGCAGCGGTTTGCCGAACTGGGCATTGACCCGGACGATTTCCGTTCGCTGGACGACCTGCGCAGGCTGCCTTTCACCACCAAACAGGACATCCGCGACAACTATCCTTATGGCCTGTTTGCCGTTCCGCTGCGCGATGTCGTGCGGCTGCAATCTTCTTCGGGCACAACGGGCAAGCCCATCGTGGTGGGCTATACGCGCAACGATCTCAAACGCTGGTCGCGTCTGGTGGCCCGCATTCTCGGCATGGGCGGCATGACGCGCGACGACGTGGTGCAGATAGCCTTCAACTACGGTTTGTTCACTGGCGGCTTCGGTCTTCATTACGGAGCGGAGGCGCTGGGCGCATCGGTTATTCCCAGCTCGGGTGGCAACGCCCGCAAGCAGATCATGATCATGCAGGACTACCGCACCACGGCTCTGTGCTGCACGCCGAGCTATGCCCTGCATCTGGCGGACACCATGGAAGAGATGGGCGTTAACCCTAACTCTCTGCACCTTAAATGGGGTCTCTTCGGCGCGGAGGCGTGGTCCGAGGCCATGCGCGATGAAATTCAGGCCCGCCTGAAAGTGACCGCCACTGACAACTACGGTATTTCGGAAGTCATGGGGCCGGGGGTTGCCGGGGAGTGTCTTGAGCGGCAGGGGCTGCATGTGAACGAGGATCATTTCCTTGTGGAGATCGTGCATCCTGAAACGGGAGAACCTGTTGCCGACGGCGAGGTGGGCGAACTGGTGCTCACCACGCTGACCAAGGAAGCTTTTCCCATGATCCGGTTCCGCACCGGCGACCTGACCCGCCTTGTGCCCGGGCGGTGCGGGTGTGGTCGCAGCTTCCGGCGTATTGCCCGTATCATCGGGCGTAGCGACGATATGCTGATCATTCGCGGCGTCAATGTCTTCCCCCTGCAGGTGGAGACCGTGCTCTTCGCAATGGAAGGTGCGGAGCCGCATTATCAGATCGTTCTGGAGCGGGAAGGGCGTCTCGACAAGGCGACGGTGTATCTGGAGGTTTCCGAGAACCTGCTTTTCGACCGTATGCGCGTTGCGCGCGAGGCGCTGGAAGGCATCAAGCGGAAGCTGGCCTCCGAGCTTGGCGTTTCCATGGACGTGGTCTTTGTGGGCCGCAAGACGCTGGAACGGACGGAAGGCAAGATTCGTCGGGTGGTGGACAAGCGACAGCTGTAA
- a CDS encoding ABC transporter ATP-binding protein, which produces MLRLRNVDLAYGRIQAVRRASLHVGRGEIVALIGANGAGKTTMLTAISGLMRPASGNIEFDGKDITQAKPDAIVRAGVSHVPEGRLVFGPMTVEDNLLLGSFCRHRLGRKADVQDDIDQVYAMFPRLEERRLQPAGTLSGGEQQMVAIGRALMAKPKMLLLDEPGMGLAPTVTKEIFRHILKLRDALGLTVLLVEQNARAALRIADRGYVLETGRILLQGPAAELLANNDVQRAYLGRDLDREVQPEPAV; this is translated from the coding sequence ATGCTGCGCTTGCGGAACGTGGACCTCGCCTACGGGCGCATTCAGGCGGTGCGCCGTGCTTCCCTGCATGTGGGCAGGGGAGAGATTGTGGCGCTCATCGGTGCCAACGGAGCGGGTAAGACTACAATGCTGACGGCCATATCGGGCCTCATGCGGCCTGCATCCGGGAATATAGAATTTGACGGAAAGGATATTACGCAGGCCAAGCCGGACGCCATTGTGCGGGCGGGCGTTTCCCACGTTCCCGAGGGCAGGCTGGTGTTCGGTCCCATGACCGTGGAGGACAATCTGCTGCTCGGTTCCTTCTGCAGGCACCGGCTGGGCAGGAAGGCGGACGTGCAGGATGACATCGATCAGGTCTACGCCATGTTCCCCCGTCTTGAAGAGCGCAGGCTGCAGCCTGCGGGCACCCTTTCCGGCGGGGAACAGCAGATGGTGGCCATCGGGCGCGCGCTCATGGCCAAGCCGAAGATGCTGTTGCTGGACGAACCGGGTATGGGGCTTGCCCCCACGGTGACGAAGGAAATTTTTCGGCATATCCTTAAATTGCGGGATGCGCTGGGGCTCACCGTCCTGCTGGTGGAACAGAACGCCCGTGCCGCATTGCGGATAGCCGACAGGGGCTACGTGCTGGAAACGGGGCGCATTCTCCTGCAGGGCCCCGCAGCGGAATTGCTGGCAAACAATGATGTGCAGCGCGCCTATCTTGGGCGCGATCTTGATCGGGAAGTGCAGCCGGAGCCTGCTGTCTGA